The Streptomyces sp. NBC_00483 genome contains the following window.
ACTTCGTCGGGAAGCCGAATCCGCTGATGATGCGGACCGGGCTCAACGCCATCGGGGCGCACTCCGAGTCCAGCGCCATGATCGGCGACCGGATGGACACGGACGTGCTCGCGGGCCTTGAGGCCGGGATGACGACGTATCTCGTCCTCACCGGGCTCACCAGCACCTCGGACATCGACCGCTTCCCGTTCCGGCCGACCAAGGTGGTCGACTCGATCGCGGACCTCGTCGACCTGGTCTGATCCACCGGATTCCGTACGGCGGCCGGGCCGGCTGCGGGTCAGCTGCCGGTCGCCGTCTTCCAGTCGTCCACGTACGTCTGGAGATTCTTGGCGACGTCGTTCCAGTCCGGCTCGAAGATCTGCACGCCGTCCATGATCTTGGCGAGTTCGACGGCGTTGTCGTCGGTGGCCTTCACATCGGCGCGCGGCGAGAAGCCGCCGCCGATGGAGCTGACCTCCTTCTGCTGCTTAGCGGCGAGCATGAAGTCCAGGAGCTTCTTGCCGTTGGCGGTGTGCGGCGCGTTCTTCACGAGGCCGCCCGCGTACGGCAGGGCGAAGGAGGTCGGCTTGCCGCCGGCCTTCTTCGGGAACCAGATGCCGAGGTTCGGCATGTCCTTGGACTGGGCGTAGTTCATCTGTACGTCCCCGTTGGCGACGAGGAGTTCGCCCTTGTCGACCTTCGGCGCCAGCTTGCCGGTGGAGGCGGACGGGCCGACGTTGTTGGCCTGGAGCTTCTTCAGGTAGGCCATGGCCTGCGCCTTGCCGCCGAAGTCGTGCATGGCCTTGACCAGCAGGGCGGTGCCGTCGCCCGCGATGCCGGGCGTCGAGTACTGGAGCTTGTTCTTGTACTTCGCGTCGAGGAGCTGCTCCCACGTGGTGGGCGGGGTCTTCAGCTCCTTCTTGTTGTGCACGAAGCCGAAGTAGTTGTTCACGACGGACGTCCAGGTGCCGTTCGCCGCCTTGTCGGCGCCGTCGACCTGATCCGAGCCGTTGGGCGTGTACTTCGCCAAGAGGCCCTTGCTGTCTGCCTGTTGAATGAACGGCGGCAGCGTGACGAGGACGTCGGCCTGGGTGTTGACCTTCTCGCGGACGGCGCGCTGCACCATCTCGCCGGAGCCGCCCTCCACGTAATTGACCTTGATACCGGTCTTCTTGGTGAAGTCCTTGAAGACCTTGTCGTACCAGCCGTCGCCGTTCTCGCCCTTGAGGCCGTCGGCGCTGTAGACGGTGACGACCTTGCCGTCGGAGGCGGCGGAGCTGCCGCCGCAGCCGGTCAGGGTCGCGGCGAGGGCGAGACAGCCGGTGGTGGCGGCGACGGTGGTGAGCGTGTTCTTGCGCATGGCGTGGTGAACTCCTGTGCTGGGTAAGGGCTTTGGGTGTCCAGCGGTACTTCAGCGTTGCTTCAGCGGTACGAGGCCTTGGTGCGGATCCGCGAGACGGCCAGCAGGACGAGCAGGGTGGCGGCCATCAGGACCACCGCGATCGCGGAGCCGGTGAAGAGGGAGCCGCGGTCGGTGGTCGCGTAGATCTGCACCGGGAGCGGCATCCAGTCCGGCGGGTAGAGCATCATCGTGGCGCTCAACTCGCCCATGGACAGGGCGAAGCAGAGGCCCGCGGCGGCGTTCAGGGAAGGCAGGAGCAGCGGCAGCTTCACCTTCCACAGGACGTACGCGGGGCGGGCGCCGAGGGAGGCCGCGGCCTGTTCGTAGACCGGGTCGAGGCGCTGGAGGGCGGCCGAGACGGACTGGTAGGCGAACGCCGTGACGAGGATCGTGTGGGCGATGATCACGATCCAGCGGGTGCCATTGAGCAGCATCGGCGGCCGGCTGAACGCCACGAGGACGGCGAGGCCGACGACCACGGACGGCACGGCGACCGGCAGCATGAACAGGGCGTCCATCACGCGGCGCCCGCGCTTCTTCAGTGCGGCGGCGGCGAGCGCGGCCCACCCGCCGACGACCAGCGCGAGGACGCTCGCGGTGACGGCCGTGACCAGGCTGGTGGTCAGGGCGGTGAGGGAATCGCCGCTGGTGGCGGCCTCGTAGTGGCCGCCGGTGAAGCCGGAGGGCAGGGCGCCGGACCAGTTCGTGGCGAAGGACGCGGCGAGGACGACGAGGAGCGGAAGGGCGAAGAGGGGAAGGAAGAGGACGAAGAAGAGGGCCCAGGACGCCCACTTGCCGGTCTTGCTATGTACGAGCACGACGGCTCACCACCCGGTACAGGCCGTAAATGCTCACGGACACAAGGACGTTGACGACCGCGACGACGCACGCGCCCGGATAGTCGGACTCGAGGATCGCCTTGCTGTAGACGAGGGTCGGCAGCGTCGTGACGCCCTTGGCGCCGGTGAAGAGGACGATCCCGAACTCGTTGAGGCACAGGACGAGGACGAGGCTGCCGCCGGCCGCGAGCGCGGGCAGCGCCTCCGGCAGGATCACCTGCCGCACGATCCGGGCGGGCCGCGCCCCGAGCGACGCGGCGACCTCCAGCTGCGCCGTGTCGACCCCCGAGAACGCGGCGAGCAGCGGGCGCATCACGAACGGCGTGAAGTAGGTGATCTCGGCGAGCAGCACGCCCCACGGCGTGGCCAGGAACTGGAAGGGGCCGGTGGTGGCGCCCGTGGCGTCCGTCCACAGCCCGTTGGCCATGCCCACCTGCCCGTACACGAAGAGCAGCGCGAGCGTGATCAGGAAGGACGGGAAGGACAGGAACACGTCGATGAAGCGGGCGACGGCCTTCGCGCCGGGGAACGGCACGAACGCGACGATCAGCGCGAGCGCGAAGCCGAGGACGAGGCAGCCGGCCGTGGACCCGACGGCGAGCCACACCGTCGTGCCGAGCGCCTCGCGGAACGCGGAGGACGCGAAGACGTCGGCGTACGGCGTGAGGGAGGTGCCGCCGGTGTCGGGGGTGAGCGACTGCTGGACGACGAGGAAGAGCGGGTAGAGGAAGACGACGGCGAGGGCGGCGACGGGCGGCAGGGCCAACACCCAACCGGCGCTCATCT
Protein-coding sequences here:
- a CDS encoding ABC transporter permease encodes the protein MLVHSKTGKWASWALFFVLFLPLFALPLLVVLAASFATNWSGALPSGFTGGHYEAATSGDSLTALTTSLVTAVTASVLALVVGGWAALAAAALKKRGRRVMDALFMLPVAVPSVVVGLAVLVAFSRPPMLLNGTRWIVIIAHTILVTAFAYQSVSAALQRLDPVYEQAAASLGARPAYVLWKVKLPLLLPSLNAAAGLCFALSMGELSATMMLYPPDWMPLPVQIYATTDRGSLFTGSAIAVVLMAATLLVLLAVSRIRTKASYR
- a CDS encoding 2-aminoethylphosphonate ABC transporter permease subunit, whose product is MASATLAAPREGATKSRKMSAGWVLALPPVAALAVVFLYPLFLVVQQSLTPDTGGTSLTPYADVFASSAFREALGTTVWLAVGSTAGCLVLGFALALIVAFVPFPGAKAVARFIDVFLSFPSFLITLALLFVYGQVGMANGLWTDATGATTGPFQFLATPWGVLLAEITYFTPFVMRPLLAAFSGVDTAQLEVAASLGARPARIVRQVILPEALPALAAGGSLVLVLCLNEFGIVLFTGAKGVTTLPTLVYSKAILESDYPGACVVAVVNVLVSVSIYGLYRVVSRRART
- a CDS encoding 2-aminoethylphosphonate ABC transporter substrate-binding protein; the encoded protein is MRKNTLTTVAATTGCLALAATLTGCGGSSAASDGKVVTVYSADGLKGENGDGWYDKVFKDFTKKTGIKVNYVEGGSGEMVQRAVREKVNTQADVLVTLPPFIQQADSKGLLAKYTPNGSDQVDGADKAANGTWTSVVNNYFGFVHNKKELKTPPTTWEQLLDAKYKNKLQYSTPGIAGDGTALLVKAMHDFGGKAQAMAYLKKLQANNVGPSASTGKLAPKVDKGELLVANGDVQMNYAQSKDMPNLGIWFPKKAGGKPTSFALPYAGGLVKNAPHTANGKKLLDFMLAAKQQKEVSSIGGGFSPRADVKATDDNAVELAKIMDGVQIFEPDWNDVAKNLQTYVDDWKTATGS